One genomic segment of Mobula hypostoma chromosome 2, sMobHyp1.1, whole genome shotgun sequence includes these proteins:
- the LOC134342552 gene encoding gastrula zinc finger protein XlCGF57.1-like gives MPFTCSECEKGFRWPFQLKIHQRVHTGERPFTCSDCGKGFTRSSDLLAHQLIHTGERPFTCSDCGKGFTWLSQVKIHQRVHTGERPFTCTECGKGFTHSSHLQRHWRVHTGERPYVCSECGKGFSHSSHLQRHQQVHTGERPYVCSECGKGFTRSSHLLAHQSVHTGKRPFTCSDCGKGFTQSSDLLVHQSVHTGERPFNCSDCGKGFTRSSDLLAHQRVHTGEKPFTCSDCGKAFPRSFQLKIHQLVHTGERPFTCSDCGKGFTQSSDLLAHQRVHTGERPFTCSDCGKGFPRSFQLKVHQRVHTGERPFTCSDCGKGFARSSDLQTHRSIHTGARPFVCSDCGKGFTQSSHLKVHQRVHTGERPFACSDCGKEFSRSSDLLAHQLVHTGEKPFTCSNCGKGFTYSSNLQRHQRVHTGERPYRCSECGKGFTQTSHLLTHQSVHTGERPFTCSDCGKGFSRSSDLQRHQRVHTLKMFTNSVCGKEFPQSSDLQVHQSVDLMKGCAPVCGKGFT, from the coding sequence atgccattcacctgctcagaatgtgagAAAGGATTTCGTTGGCCATTTCAactgaagatacatcagcgagttcacacgggggagaggccgttcacctgctcagactgtgggaagggattcactcggtcatctgacctgCTGGCACACCAAttaattcacactggggagaggccattcacctgctcagactgtggaaagggattcacttggtTATCTCAAGTGAagatacaccagcgagttcatacTGGGGAAAGGCCATTCACTTGtactgaatgtgggaagggtttCACTCACTCATCCCACCTACAGAGACACTGGCGAGTTCACACAGGGGAAAGGCCGTAtgtctgctctgaatgtgggaagggattcagtcactcatcccacctacagaggcatcagcaagttcacacaggAGAGAGGCCGTAtgtctgctctgaatgtgggaagggattcactcgatcatctcatCTACTGGCacatcagtcagttcacactgggaagagaccattcacctgctcagactgtgggaagggattcactcagtcatctgacctactggtacaccagtcagttcacactggggagaggccattcaactgctcagactgtgggaaaggattcactcgatcatctgacctactggcacaccagcgagttcacactggagagaaaccattcacctgttcagactgtgggaaggcattTCCACGGTCTTTCCAACTGAAGATACATCAGTTAGtgcacaccggggagaggccgttcacctgctcagactgtgggaagggattcactcagtcatccgacctattggcacaccagcgagttcacactggggagaggccatttacctgctcagactgtgggaagggatttcctcggtcatttcaactgaaggtacatcagcgagttcacactggggagaggccattcacctgctcagactgtgggaaaggatttgcTCGATCATCTGACTTACAGACACACCGTTCAATTCACACGGGGGCGAGGCCATTCgtttgctcagactgtgggaaagggttCACTCAGTCATCacatctgaaggtacatcagcgagttcacactggggagaggccattcgcctgctcagactgtgggaaagaattctctcggtcatctgacctactggcacatcagttagttcacactggggagaagccattcacctgctcaaattgtgggaagggattcacttattcatccaacctacagagacaccagcgagttcacacaggaGAGAGGCCATAccgctgctctgaatgtgggaagggattcactcaaacATCTCACCTattgacacaccagtcagttcacactggggagaggccgttcacctgctcagactgtgggaagggattctctcGATCATCtgacctacagagacaccagcgagttcacactttAAAGATGTTCACCaactcagtctgtgggaaggaatTCCCTCAGTCATCCGACCTACAGGTACACCAGTCAGTTGACCTGATGAAAGGCTGTGCACCTGTCTGTGGGAAGGGGTTTACTTGA